The Chitinivorax sp. PXF-14 genome has a window encoding:
- a CDS encoding TolC family protein, with amino-acid sequence MRATCLTLLALIALPSVQAETLDQAWAEALASSQVLKSSAQQQRAAAATLSAAQGARWPSLSVESAYTRLNEAPAVSASLPLPAPLPHELTLPISDERFHTRAATVTLPLFTSGRIHYGIEAARAGVAMSDAESQRTAQDVKLAVTEAYFNVLRARQLREVARHLVDGMQRHRHDVEQFYRQGLVAKADLLTIDVALADARQKQIQADNAVDLSAAAYNRSLQRPLGQTVALDDTQLAADARSLDELTALAQRTRPELAQLEQARSALSAQARMTRGEDGPQVALIGGYQHLENPYLKQDSFRSLSIGVKWNVFDGGVVRHRAAALDAKAEALQAQQDDARSWIALDVRQAYNNQREAQARLELATSTVAQAEEALRVARDRYANSLAPQSEVLDAETREANAQSNYHNARYDLQLAVVRIRRAVGEL; translated from the coding sequence ATGCGTGCCACGTGTCTTACCCTGCTTGCCTTGATCGCCCTGCCATCCGTCCAGGCCGAAACGCTGGACCAGGCATGGGCCGAGGCGCTGGCCAGCAGTCAGGTGCTCAAATCGTCGGCGCAGCAGCAGCGTGCCGCTGCGGCAACCCTATCGGCGGCCCAGGGCGCGCGCTGGCCGAGCCTTTCGGTCGAGAGCGCCTACACGCGGCTGAATGAGGCGCCGGCCGTGTCGGCCAGCCTGCCTTTGCCGGCACCGCTGCCGCATGAGCTGACACTGCCGATCAGCGACGAACGCTTTCACACGCGGGCGGCGACGGTGACCTTGCCCTTGTTCACCAGCGGCCGCATCCACTATGGCATCGAAGCCGCCCGCGCCGGTGTGGCGATGTCGGATGCCGAGTCGCAGCGTACAGCCCAGGACGTCAAGCTGGCAGTGACCGAGGCCTATTTCAATGTGCTGCGCGCGCGCCAGCTGCGTGAGGTGGCGCGGCACCTGGTCGACGGCATGCAGCGCCATCGCCACGATGTCGAGCAGTTCTACCGGCAGGGCCTGGTCGCCAAGGCCGACCTGCTGACCATCGACGTCGCGCTGGCCGACGCCAGGCAGAAACAGATCCAGGCCGACAACGCGGTCGACCTCAGCGCAGCGGCCTACAACCGCTCGCTGCAACGCCCGCTGGGTCAGACGGTGGCGCTCGACGACACGCAGCTCGCCGCCGACGCGCGTTCGCTGGACGAGCTGACCGCGCTCGCGCAACGCACTCGGCCCGAGCTGGCGCAACTGGAGCAGGCGCGCTCGGCGCTCAGCGCCCAGGCCAGGATGACGCGCGGCGAGGATGGCCCGCAGGTGGCGCTGATCGGCGGCTACCAGCATCTCGAAAACCCCTATCTGAAGCAGGACAGCTTCCGCTCGCTGAGCATCGGCGTGAAGTGGAATGTGTTCGATGGCGGCGTGGTACGCCACCGTGCCGCCGCGCTCGACGCCAAGGCCGAGGCACTGCAGGCGCAGCAGGACGACGCGCGCTCGTGGATCGCGCTCGACGTGCGCCAGGCTTACAACAACCAGCGCGAGGCGCAGGCGCGGCTCGAACTGGCCACCAGCACGGTGGCGCAGGCTGAGGAAGCGCTCCGCGTCGCCCGCGACCGTTACGCCAACAGCCTCGCGCCGCAGAGCGAGGTGCTCGACGCCGAAACGCGCGAGGCCAACGCGCAGAGCAATTACCACAATGCACGCTACGACCTGCAGCTCGCGGTCGTGCGCATCCGCCGCGCCGTCGGCGAATTGTGA
- a CDS encoding HlyD family secretion protein: MKPNLKLALPAAAVLAAAGYLVWQQLDNRHTLPDGLIQANGRLEGDHLSVAGKTPGRIAALLVKEGDAVKAGQPLAQLEDVQLKAKADQVAQTVAALEAQLTAARTALGVLEKEVPLGVTSNEAQLARARASVTKAQAAEVQARRDAARMKELLARGSVERHKSELAELGATAAAADTEAARSAQLQAEQALAQARLGHDKVKAKAAEIGALEAQLAQAKAGLREIQSVVDDLTLKAPAAGVVSSKVRDVGEVVAAGSPVFDVVDLDHLYLKVYVPENQIGKLRLGLPARIYTDAFPNTAFNATLRTIASRAEFTPKEVQTPDERVKLVYAVKLYLDQNPERKLTPGIPADAVIRWQDGVAWQAPRW, from the coding sequence ATGAAGCCAAACCTCAAACTCGCCCTTCCCGCTGCTGCCGTGCTCGCCGCTGCCGGCTACCTCGTGTGGCAGCAGCTCGACAACCGCCATACCCTGCCCGACGGGCTGATCCAGGCCAATGGCCGACTGGAGGGTGACCATCTGTCCGTCGCGGGCAAGACGCCCGGCCGCATCGCGGCACTGCTGGTCAAGGAGGGCGACGCGGTCAAGGCCGGCCAGCCGCTGGCGCAGCTCGAAGACGTGCAGCTCAAGGCCAAGGCCGACCAGGTGGCGCAGACGGTGGCCGCGCTCGAAGCCCAGCTGACAGCGGCGCGCACCGCGCTCGGCGTGCTCGAGAAGGAGGTGCCGCTCGGTGTCACGTCGAACGAGGCGCAGCTTGCCCGCGCCCGCGCCAGTGTGACCAAGGCGCAGGCCGCCGAGGTGCAGGCCAGACGCGATGCAGCGCGCATGAAGGAATTGCTGGCGCGCGGCTCGGTCGAGCGCCACAAGAGCGAGCTTGCCGAGCTCGGTGCGACGGCCGCCGCGGCCGACACCGAAGCGGCGCGCAGCGCTCAGCTGCAGGCCGAGCAGGCGCTGGCGCAGGCCCGGCTCGGCCACGACAAGGTGAAGGCGAAGGCCGCCGAAATCGGCGCGCTCGAAGCTCAGCTGGCGCAGGCGAAAGCGGGCCTGCGCGAGATCCAGAGCGTGGTGGACGACCTCACGCTGAAAGCACCGGCTGCCGGCGTGGTATCGAGCAAGGTGCGCGATGTCGGCGAGGTGGTGGCGGCCGGCTCGCCGGTGTTCGACGTGGTTGACCTCGATCACCTCTACCTCAAGGTCTACGTGCCCGAAAACCAGATCGGCAAGCTCAGGCTCGGCCTGCCGGCCCGCATCTATACCGATGCCTTCCCCAACACCGCCTTCAACGCCACGCTGCGCACCATCGCGAGCCGTGCCGAATTCACGCCGAAGGAAGTGCAGACGCCCGACGAGCGTGTCAAGCTGGTCTACGCAGTCAAGCTGTATCTCGACCAGAACCCCGAGCGCAAGCTGACGCCGGGCATCCCCGCCGATGCGGTGATCCGCTGGCAGGACGGTGTCGCCTGGCAGGCGCCGCGCTGGTAG
- a CDS encoding ATP-binding cassette domain-containing protein codes for MIRAAGFAKRYRQHVAVAGLDIEVGRGEIYGLIGPDGAGKSSFMKAVAGVLAFESGELDVFGERIDSERAAERIKGRIGLMPQGLGQNLYADLSVEENIDFFARLRLVPEAELGPRKDKLLKMTRLDKFRDRAMKNLSGGMKQKLGLVCTLIHEPGLIILDEPTTGVDPVSRRDFWAILGELLQERGITALVSTAYMDEAARFHRMSLLFEGKVLAQGTPEAILALAPGSVVTVQASPQVEALQRLKQAHPQIEAQGAYLRLFVDALSTTAAAQQVAAALAPLQVVGLTAAEPELEDVFVALLRQRGLAAGDSSLESDMAGAGKRQAAAAAAIEARQLTRQFGEFKACDQVSFSVPPGEIFGLLGANGAGKTTAIKMLTGILPPSSGVGQVAGADMRTAGRQIKERIGYMSQAFSLYMDLTVLENIRLYAGIYGLDRRQMTERTGWIVAMAGLKGHEHDLAATLPMGLRQRLALGCALVHKPQVLFLDEPTSGVDPIGRRQFWDILFHLSRVEGVAILITTHYMSEAEHCDHIALMFAGRVVADASPTALKDELRGKVGTLLEVATDAPQPALRALQSAGFGDASLFGKKIHLFTHQADTAPAAIREALAGAGVACQAVEPRPISMEDVFVQRVTELERQT; via the coding sequence GTGATTCGTGCCGCGGGCTTTGCCAAGCGCTATCGCCAGCATGTGGCGGTGGCGGGGCTCGACATCGAGGTCGGGCGCGGTGAGATCTACGGCCTGATCGGCCCCGACGGCGCGGGCAAATCGAGCTTCATGAAGGCCGTGGCCGGGGTGCTCGCCTTCGAGTCGGGCGAGCTCGACGTGTTCGGTGAGCGCATCGATTCGGAGCGCGCCGCCGAGCGCATCAAGGGCCGCATCGGGCTGATGCCGCAGGGCTTGGGCCAGAACCTCTATGCCGACCTGTCGGTGGAAGAGAACATCGATTTCTTCGCGCGCCTGCGCCTGGTGCCCGAGGCTGAACTCGGCCCGCGCAAGGACAAGCTGCTGAAGATGACGCGGCTCGACAAGTTTCGCGACCGCGCGATGAAGAACCTGTCGGGCGGCATGAAACAGAAGCTGGGCCTGGTCTGCACGCTGATCCACGAGCCTGGGCTGATCATTCTCGACGAGCCGACCACCGGCGTGGACCCGGTGTCGCGGCGCGACTTCTGGGCCATTCTCGGCGAGCTGTTGCAGGAACGCGGCATCACCGCGCTGGTGTCGACCGCCTATATGGACGAGGCCGCGCGCTTTCACCGCATGTCGCTGCTGTTCGAGGGCAAGGTGCTGGCGCAGGGCACGCCCGAGGCGATCCTCGCGCTGGCGCCGGGCAGCGTCGTCACCGTGCAGGCGAGCCCGCAGGTCGAGGCCTTGCAGCGGCTGAAGCAGGCGCACCCGCAGATCGAGGCGCAGGGCGCCTATCTGCGGCTGTTCGTCGATGCGCTGTCGACCACGGCCGCCGCGCAGCAGGTGGCGGCGGCGCTGGCACCGCTGCAGGTGGTGGGGCTGACCGCTGCCGAGCCCGAGCTCGAGGATGTCTTCGTCGCGCTGTTGCGCCAGCGTGGGCTGGCGGCCGGTGACAGCAGCCTGGAAAGCGACATGGCCGGCGCGGGCAAGCGTCAGGCGGCGGCTGCCGCGGCGATCGAAGCACGGCAGCTGACGCGCCAGTTCGGCGAGTTCAAGGCTTGCGATCAGGTCAGCTTCAGCGTGCCGCCGGGCGAGATCTTCGGCCTGCTCGGCGCCAATGGCGCGGGCAAGACTACCGCGATCAAGATGCTGACCGGCATCCTGCCGCCATCGTCCGGCGTGGGCCAGGTGGCCGGCGCCGACATGCGCACCGCCGGGCGGCAGATCAAGGAACGCATCGGCTATATGTCGCAGGCGTTCTCGCTCTACATGGATCTGACGGTGCTCGAAAACATCCGCCTCTATGCCGGCATCTACGGCCTCGACCGGCGCCAGATGACCGAGCGCACCGGCTGGATCGTCGCCATGGCCGGGCTCAAGGGGCACGAGCACGACCTCGCGGCGACGCTGCCGATGGGCCTGCGCCAGCGCCTGGCGCTCGGCTGCGCGCTGGTGCACAAGCCGCAGGTGCTGTTCCTCGACGAACCAACCTCGGGCGTCGACCCGATCGGCCGCCGCCAGTTCTGGGACATCCTGTTCCACCTGTCGCGCGTCGAGGGCGTGGCAATCCTGATCACCACGCACTACATGAGCGAGGCCGAGCATTGCGACCACATCGCGCTGATGTTCGCCGGCCGCGTCGTCGCCGACGCCTCGCCGACCGCACTCAAGGATGAGCTGCGCGGCAAGGTCGGCACCTTGCTCGAAGTGGCCACCGATGCGCCGCAGCCGGCGCTGCGGGCATTGCAGTCGGCCGGTTTTGGCGATGCCTCGCTGTTCGGCAAGAAGATCCACCTGTTCACGCACCAGGCGGACACCGCACCGGCCGCCATCCGCGAGGCCCTGGCCGGCGCCGGCGTGGCCTGCCAGGCGGTCGAGCCGCGGCCGATCTCGATGGAGGATGTCTTCGTGCAGCGTGTGACCGAACTGGAGCGGCAGACATGA
- a CDS encoding ABC transporter permease — translation MNVQRVVAVAYKEWREIVRDRLFFSLAFVVPAVLMLLFGYGLSLDVENIPFAVVDYDHSAQSRDYAYRFIDSRYFDFKGYVRDERELGGLLAQSRVRAAIVIPEHFGQRLQAGRGAQVQTLVDGTFPFRALTTKGYVTAINASANQETIAQLLARAKGVPVQTAREAVQPVRLEVRYLYNQSVKSIWSLAPKLLMVILMISPPFLTALGVVREKESGSIFNIYSSTVTRGEFLCGKLAPYVAISALNILALWLLATLLFAVPFKGGFLFFMAASLIYVICTTGIGLMVSVLVRTQVAAMIVTAIVTVIPAVLYSGVLIPIPSLGPSAQAIAHLLPAMYYTNIVVGCFLKGVGLAALWPDVLILAAYAAVLFTVGFTMFHKRPVS, via the coding sequence ATGAATGTGCAACGGGTGGTGGCCGTCGCCTACAAGGAATGGCGCGAGATCGTGCGCGACCGGCTGTTCTTCTCGCTTGCCTTCGTGGTGCCGGCGGTGCTGATGCTGCTGTTCGGCTATGGCCTGTCGCTCGATGTCGAGAACATCCCGTTCGCGGTAGTCGATTACGACCACTCGGCGCAGAGTCGCGACTATGCCTACCGCTTCATCGATTCGCGCTATTTCGACTTCAAGGGCTATGTGCGCGACGAGCGCGAGCTCGGCGGCCTGCTCGCGCAGAGCCGGGTGCGCGCCGCCATCGTCATCCCCGAGCATTTCGGGCAGCGCCTGCAGGCCGGGCGTGGCGCCCAGGTGCAGACGCTGGTCGACGGCACCTTCCCGTTCCGCGCACTGACCACCAAGGGCTATGTCACCGCGATCAACGCCAGCGCCAACCAGGAGACCATCGCGCAGCTATTGGCCCGCGCCAAGGGCGTGCCGGTGCAGACGGCGCGTGAGGCGGTGCAGCCGGTCAGGCTCGAGGTGCGCTATCTGTACAACCAGAGCGTAAAGAGCATCTGGTCGCTGGCGCCCAAGCTGCTGATGGTGATCCTGATGATCTCTCCACCGTTTTTGACGGCGCTCGGTGTGGTGCGTGAGAAGGAGTCGGGCTCGATCTTCAACATCTACAGCTCGACTGTCACGCGCGGCGAGTTCCTGTGCGGCAAGCTCGCGCCCTATGTCGCCATCTCGGCGCTCAACATCCTGGCGCTGTGGCTGCTCGCCACGCTGCTGTTCGCGGTGCCGTTCAAGGGCGGTTTCCTGTTCTTCATGGCGGCGAGCCTGATCTATGTCATCTGCACCACCGGCATCGGCCTCATGGTGTCGGTGCTGGTGCGCACGCAGGTAGCGGCGATGATCGTCACCGCCATCGTCACGGTGATCCCGGCCGTGCTGTACTCGGGCGTGCTGATCCCGATCCCCTCGCTCGGGCCATCGGCGCAGGCCATCGCCCACCTGCTGCCGGCGATGTACTACACCAACATCGTGGTCGGCTGCTTCCTCAAGGGAGTCGGCCTCGCCGCGCTGTGGCCCGATGTGCTGATCCTGGCCGCATACGCGGCGGTGCTGTTCACGGTCGGCTTCACCATGTTCCACAAGCGGCCCGTATCATGA
- a CDS encoding ABC transporter permease, with translation MTRLDLQVWGRRLAVMTKKEFLQLMRDAVLLVFIVYAFTADIYLAASGVTLQLNHAATMVRDLDRSAASRELLGRFQPPYFRLDGELASDAEGLHRLDDGSAMLTLDIPPQFERDLATGRQTALQMQVDATNSVLGFLASSYAAQIVGGYGLEVGLKQLGVGGGNADALPVVDNRIRVWYNPNQNDAWFMGISELLNIITVFAILLPAAAMVREKERGTVEQLLVSPLTPFQIMFPKVISMTAVILLGTALSLFAVLLPGFGLPVKGSLPLFFALTGLYIFTTAGLGLFAATIARNLAQVGMLTILILAPMLFLSGAWTPPEAMPVWLRQLTFVSPLHYYIDIAFGILLKGQTAGELLPLIGGMLLLGGAVFGFGLYRFRRQFG, from the coding sequence ATGACCCGGCTCGATCTACAGGTGTGGGGCCGGCGCCTCGCGGTGATGACCAAGAAGGAATTCCTGCAGCTGATGCGCGACGCGGTGCTGCTGGTGTTCATCGTCTACGCCTTCACCGCCGACATCTATCTCGCCGCCTCGGGCGTCACGCTGCAGCTCAACCATGCCGCCACCATGGTGCGCGATCTCGACCGCAGCGCCGCCTCGCGCGAGCTGCTCGGGCGCTTCCAGCCGCCCTACTTCCGCCTCGACGGCGAGCTCGCGAGCGACGCCGAGGGGCTGCACCGGCTCGACGATGGCAGCGCGATGCTGACGCTCGACATCCCGCCGCAGTTCGAGCGCGACCTCGCCACCGGGCGGCAGACAGCGCTGCAGATGCAGGTTGATGCCACCAACAGCGTGCTCGGCTTCCTCGCCAGCAGCTACGCGGCGCAGATCGTCGGTGGCTACGGCCTGGAAGTCGGCCTGAAGCAGCTCGGCGTCGGTGGCGGCAATGCCGATGCGCTGCCGGTGGTCGATAACCGCATCCGCGTCTGGTACAACCCGAACCAGAACGACGCCTGGTTCATGGGCATCTCCGAGCTGCTCAACATCATCACCGTGTTCGCCATCCTGCTGCCGGCAGCGGCGATGGTGCGCGAAAAGGAACGCGGCACGGTGGAGCAGTTGCTGGTGTCGCCGCTGACGCCGTTCCAGATCATGTTCCCGAAGGTGATCTCGATGACCGCGGTGATCCTGCTCGGCACGGCGCTGAGCCTGTTCGCGGTGCTGCTGCCCGGCTTCGGCCTGCCGGTGAAGGGCAGCCTGCCGCTGTTCTTCGCGCTGACCGGGCTCTACATCTTCACCACCGCCGGGCTCGGCCTGTTCGCCGCCACCATTGCGCGCAATCTGGCCCAGGTCGGCATGCTGACGATCCTGATCCTGGCGCCGATGCTGTTCCTCTCCGGCGCCTGGACGCCGCCCGAAGCGATGCCGGTGTGGCTCAGGCAGCTGACCTTCGTCTCGCCGCTGCACTACTACATCGACATCGCCTTCGGTATCCTGCTCAAGGGCCAGACGGCGGGTGAACTGCTGCCGCTGATCGGCGGCATGCTGCTGCTCGGTGGCGCGGTGTTCGGCTTCGGCCTCTATCGTTTCCGCCGCCAGTTCGGCTGA
- a CDS encoding tetratricopeptide repeat protein: MTAFPSSLPRRLWPALCTAPLLIAPAASALTAQQLYQQAQLQVLALERLDKQGQVQSYTSALWVAPGKAVTQCDQLDNAEGLRLKLGERLLQARLDKRDASRNLCLLDVPGAGPVAVATWREADPPPGAVVFAVGNALGMGVSIAEGVVAGVRQFSGENYVQFTAAIAPGSEGGGLFDAEGRLVGMISYRPRDGQNINFALPARWLGEVEQRSASADGIAEWQGKAQALSRDANWKALAELAQRWTMALGDSSEGWLWLTLAHSMLKDWPAAEAAAHQALRIDPGLIEAGLSLSEAQVQQGKAAEGLATAQALLAQRQEDARIWLAIGHAELARQHLAEARQALERAAGFAPWNYAVQLGLSRLAYQRGDWNAMVAAQQQLTRLNPGNVDSWIILSDAYRNAGRPERALASVDKALELAPDNGDAWVGKGNALHQLKRDQEAIAALQKGLGLKPLRAADGWVGLGDVYYTLGLFPEAINAYRQARRIAPDGFTPVARLQVALKDNYQFDEAMRLAQQIKAEHPDDPFPHRQIGFIDGYQGQYEQGIPALERSLALNPNQAKVWMALLEQYMGTGRRDEAVRGYRKLAAIDAGAAENAYRRLFLPYGITP, from the coding sequence ATGACCGCTTTTCCCTCTTCTTTGCCCCGCCGCCTGTGGCCGGCCTTGTGTACCGCACCGCTGCTGATCGCGCCGGCGGCTTCCGCGCTGACCGCGCAGCAGCTCTACCAGCAGGCGCAGCTGCAGGTGCTCGCGCTCGAACGGCTCGACAAGCAAGGCCAGGTGCAGTCGTACACCTCGGCGCTGTGGGTGGCGCCCGGCAAGGCCGTGACCCAGTGCGACCAGCTCGACAACGCCGAGGGGCTGCGCCTGAAGCTGGGCGAACGGCTGCTGCAGGCCAGGCTGGATAAGCGCGATGCCAGCCGTAACCTGTGCCTGCTCGACGTGCCAGGCGCCGGCCCGGTGGCCGTGGCGACATGGCGCGAGGCCGACCCGCCACCGGGTGCCGTCGTATTCGCCGTCGGCAACGCACTGGGCATGGGGGTGAGCATTGCGGAAGGTGTGGTGGCGGGTGTCAGGCAGTTCAGCGGCGAGAATTACGTGCAGTTCACCGCCGCGATCGCGCCGGGCTCGGAGGGCGGCGGCCTGTTCGACGCCGAGGGGCGGCTCGTGGGCATGATCAGCTACCGGCCGCGTGACGGCCAGAACATCAACTTCGCGCTGCCCGCGCGCTGGCTCGGCGAGGTCGAGCAGCGTTCGGCCAGCGCCGATGGCATCGCCGAATGGCAGGGCAAGGCCCAGGCGCTGTCGCGCGACGCAAACTGGAAAGCCCTGGCCGAGCTGGCGCAACGCTGGACCATGGCGCTCGGGGACAGCAGCGAAGGCTGGCTCTGGCTCACGCTCGCGCACAGCATGCTGAAAGACTGGCCCGCCGCCGAAGCCGCCGCGCATCAGGCCCTGCGGATCGATCCCGGCCTGATCGAGGCGGGACTGAGCCTGTCCGAAGCGCAGGTGCAGCAGGGCAAGGCCGCCGAGGGGCTGGCCACGGCCCAGGCCCTGCTCGCCCAGCGCCAGGAGGATGCGCGTATCTGGCTCGCCATCGGCCATGCCGAGCTGGCCCGGCAACACCTGGCCGAAGCGCGCCAGGCGCTCGAGCGGGCTGCCGGCTTCGCGCCATGGAACTACGCCGTGCAGCTCGGCCTGAGCCGGCTCGCCTATCAGCGCGGCGACTGGAACGCGATGGTGGCGGCCCAGCAGCAGCTCACCCGGCTCAACCCCGGCAACGTCGATTCGTGGATCATCCTGTCCGACGCCTATCGCAACGCCGGCCGGCCCGAGCGTGCGCTGGCGAGCGTGGACAAGGCGCTGGAACTGGCGCCCGACAATGGCGACGCGTGGGTCGGCAAGGGCAATGCCCTGCACCAGCTCAAGCGTGACCAGGAAGCGATCGCCGCGCTGCAAAAAGGGCTGGGGCTCAAGCCGCTGCGCGCCGCCGATGGCTGGGTCGGCCTCGGCGACGTCTATTACACGCTCGGCCTCTTTCCCGAGGCGATCAACGCCTATCGCCAGGCGCGCCGCATCGCGCCCGACGGCTTCACCCCGGTCGCCCGGCTGCAGGTGGCGCTCAAGGACAACTATCAGTTCGACGAGGCGATGCGGCTCGCGCAGCAGATCAAGGCGGAACACCCGGACGACCCGTTCCCGCATCGCCAGATCGGCTTCATCGATGGTTATCAGGGCCAGTACGAACAGGGTATCCCGGCGCTGGAGCGGTCGCTGGCGCTGAACCCGAACCAGGCCAAGGTGTGGATGGCCCTGCTCGAGCAATACATGGGTACCGGCCGCCGCGACGAGGCCGTGCGCGGTTACCGCAAGCTTGCGGCAATCGATGCGGGCGCGGCCGAGAATGCCTATCGGCGGCTGTTCCTGCCCTACGGGATCACGCCATGA
- a CDS encoding tetratricopeptide repeat protein produces the protein MKRTLIAASLLLALPCQADDAARVFDSVRASVVTIATRDEHRQIDSEGSGVVIGPATVITNCHVIQLATEIEVTVAGKPMAAEPALQDGERDLCQLRVAGLAAPAAVVRGYQALKPGEPVFAVGNPLGLGVSVSAGIVSLLDARNGQIFTSAPISPGSSGGGLFDAEGRLVGITTRQYGGAQNLNVAIPADWIAELARRGRKPVAAPSPRGADPDWPAEAEALRASSDWPQLLELARRWRQAYPTSAEACALQGLALYELKRYGEARQALQAGLAANSLHEKSYSYLGLVQRAEGDRRAAYASVDKSLAIWPLSPYSLWLKADWLRQDGSLDEAQKLAEHALRLMPWLDGVWETLGDVRMLKKQYGDAAEAYRVAQRQRQGDARIAGKLAEALAATGDTRGARQLLAAQPEQATDANRSWVDVGLADAQLGRHGEAERAYRKALALDPANAQAWYYLALTLVATGRVPEAEQALQESVRLKADLAGAWVKLAQIRAERNDLPGARQAFERATAAEPADANHWVIQGLVLKHAGDPRGALAALERAAQLGSSDANAWATLGELRIRNGSLQTGLAALQKALQLDPRHVNALLGMVIYHGGLGEQDKALAFSEQALAIDGTQAAAWSSKGYALLKLKRLPEATQAFETATRLDPDFANAWINLGEGYLYQRQLGKAITALERGIKLAPGATDARYYAAQAYAATAQLGKAREHLEVVLQHSPNMAPALYLLSGVNLGLHDQTALDASLRRLGEANPTMARKFRDEAMARGLPQGITLSN, from the coding sequence ATGAAGCGGACGCTGATTGCGGCCTCGCTGCTGCTGGCCCTGCCCTGCCAGGCCGACGACGCGGCGCGCGTGTTCGATAGCGTACGCGCGTCGGTGGTGACCATCGCCACGCGCGACGAACACCGGCAGATCGACAGCGAAGGCAGCGGCGTGGTGATCGGCCCGGCGACGGTGATCACCAACTGCCACGTCATCCAGCTCGCGACCGAGATCGAGGTCACCGTCGCTGGCAAGCCCATGGCGGCCGAGCCGGCATTGCAGGACGGCGAGCGCGACCTGTGCCAGCTGCGCGTCGCCGGGCTCGCGGCCCCGGCCGCCGTGGTACGCGGCTACCAGGCGCTGAAGCCTGGCGAGCCGGTGTTCGCCGTCGGCAATCCGCTCGGGCTGGGCGTGTCGGTCAGCGCTGGCATCGTGTCGTTGCTCGATGCGCGCAACGGCCAGATCTTTACCAGCGCGCCGATCTCGCCGGGATCGAGTGGCGGCGGCCTGTTCGACGCCGAGGGCCGGCTTGTCGGCATCACCACGCGCCAGTACGGCGGCGCGCAGAACCTCAATGTGGCGATCCCGGCTGACTGGATCGCCGAACTCGCGCGCCGCGGCCGCAAGCCTGTTGCGGCGCCGAGCCCGCGCGGCGCGGACCCGGACTGGCCGGCGGAGGCCGAGGCACTGCGCGCCAGCTCCGATTGGCCGCAGCTGCTCGAACTGGCGCGGCGCTGGCGCCAGGCCTATCCGACCTCGGCCGAGGCCTGTGCGCTGCAGGGCCTGGCGCTGTACGAACTCAAGCGTTACGGGGAAGCCCGGCAAGCGCTGCAGGCCGGGCTGGCGGCAAATTCCCTGCACGAGAAGTCCTACAGCTATCTCGGCCTGGTGCAGCGGGCCGAGGGTGACAGGCGCGCGGCCTATGCGAGCGTCGACAAGTCGCTCGCGATCTGGCCGTTGTCCCCGTATTCGCTATGGCTCAAGGCCGACTGGCTGCGCCAGGACGGCTCGCTCGACGAGGCGCAGAAGCTGGCGGAACACGCGCTGCGCCTGATGCCGTGGCTTGACGGCGTATGGGAAACGCTCGGCGACGTCCGCATGCTCAAGAAGCAGTATGGCGACGCGGCCGAGGCCTATCGCGTGGCCCAGCGGCAGCGCCAGGGTGATGCGCGCATCGCCGGCAAACTGGCCGAAGCATTGGCCGCGACCGGCGACACGCGCGGTGCGCGGCAGTTGCTGGCGGCCCAGCCCGAGCAGGCGACGGACGCCAACAGGAGCTGGGTCGATGTCGGCCTGGCCGACGCGCAGCTCGGCCGCCACGGCGAAGCCGAGCGCGCCTATCGCAAGGCGCTGGCGCTCGATCCCGCCAATGCGCAGGCCTGGTATTACCTGGCGCTCACGCTGGTGGCCACCGGGCGCGTGCCCGAGGCCGAGCAGGCCTTGCAGGAGTCGGTCCGGCTCAAGGCCGATCTGGCCGGGGCCTGGGTCAAGCTCGCGCAGATCCGCGCCGAGCGCAACGATCTGCCGGGGGCAAGGCAGGCTTTCGAACGGGCGACCGCTGCCGAGCCGGCCGACGCCAACCACTGGGTCATCCAGGGGCTGGTGCTCAAGCACGCCGGCGACCCGCGCGGCGCGCTGGCGGCGCTGGAGCGGGCGGCCCAGCTCGGCAGCAGTGATGCCAATGCCTGGGCTACGCTCGGCGAGCTGCGCATCCGCAACGGTTCGCTACAGACCGGCCTGGCCGCGCTGCAGAAGGCGCTGCAGCTCGATCCCAGGCACGTCAACGCGCTGCTTGGCATGGTGATCTACCACGGGGGACTCGGTGAACAGGACAAGGCGCTCGCCTTCTCCGAACAGGCGCTCGCAATCGACGGCACCCAGGCCGCGGCCTGGAGCAGCAAGGGCTACGCCCTGCTCAAGCTCAAGCGCCTGCCGGAAGCGACGCAGGCATTCGAGACCGCCACCCGCCTCGATCCCGATTTTGCCAACGCCTGGATCAATCTGGGCGAGGGTTATCTGTATCAGCGCCAGCTCGGCAAGGCCATCACCGCACTCGAACGCGGCATCAAGCTCGCGCCGGGAGCCACCGATGCGCGCTATTACGCGGCACAGGCCTATGCCGCCACGGCTCAGCTCGGCAAAGCCCGCGAACATCTCGAAGTGGTGCTGCAGCACTCGCCGAACATGGCGCCGGCACTCTATCTGCTGAGCGGCGTCAACCTCGGCCTGCACGACCAGACGGCACTCGATGCATCGCTGCGCCGGCTCGGCGAGGCCAACCCGACCATGGCGCGCAAGTTCCGCGACGAGGCGATGGCGCGCGGCCTGCCACAGGGCATCACGTTGTCCAACTGA